Genomic window (Lewinellaceae bacterium):
GGCGTGCATGGCGCGGGGCGCCAGGTCGCGGGCGGGGTTGATGGCGTAGCCCGTGGTGCCGCCCAGGCTCAGGCCGATGGAAAGGACAAGCAGGGCGACTGGCAGGGCGCCCAAAGAGCCTAGCCCAACCGGCTGGCTGGGGTCGCCGATGGCAAAGTTGGGGCCGCTGAGAAACAGCACCGCAAAGAGCAGGACAAAGGTGCCCAGCACTTCGGAGAACAGGTTGGAGGCATTATCCCGGATTTGGGGTATGGTGCAGAAAGTAGCGAGCTTCAGCGCCTGGTCTTTGGTCTCCCGGTAATGCTGGATATAGGCCAGCCATACCGTCGCCGCCCCCAGCGCCCCGCCCAGCAACTGAGCCAGGATGTAGGTTCCGGCAGCATCCCAGGAGAACTTGCCCGCCACCGCCAGGCCGATGGTGACCGCCGGGTTGATGTGGGCGCCGCTGAAGTCTTTCGCGACAAAAACCGCGACAAAAACCGCCATGGCCCATCCGAAGGTAATGACGATCCAGCCGCTCTGGCTGCCTTTGGTTTGGTCGAGCACGACGTTGGCCACCACGCCGTTGCCCAGTAAGATCAACAGGAAAGTGCCGATGAATTCTGCGGTGAATGGAGACATGGTTTGGGTGTTTAATTGTGCCGAAAGATAAAAAAATGTTTAGCGTGTTGGAAAATTAATCCTCAAGGGGACATTGGCTGCTGTCTGACAGTATCGATTTCCGTTCGCATTTTTACATACGGTACATCTTCAAATGTTCTATTTTAAGGAAAAAAATGAATTACAGCACCCTCTTCCTATTATTGATTTCCCTTTTTTGCGGCCAGGCCCAACTTTTCATGGACGCCAGCGCCAACCTGCCCGAAAACGGCGCGCGGGGGCAAAGCATGGACGTTCGCGCCGCCGATATTGACGGCGACAATGACCTGGACGTATTTCTTTCCAACGTAGCATTCATCCCCGGCAAAAATCGGCAAAATCGGCTGTTTTCAAATGATGGGGACGGTGTTTTTTCCGATGTAACTCCTACTCACCTGCCTGCGGATAGTGACCACACCATCGACGCTATTTTTGAAGATGTGGATTTGGATGAAGACCTCGACCTGATCGTCTGCAACGTTTTTGGCGGCCCCATCAAAATCTGCGAAAATAATTTTTTAGAGGTCAATCAGATCAGGAAGAAGGTTGTGATTACGCCTTAAGTAGTGAAGGGAACGGAACGCGTTTCGAAAACAAATCTCCACGGTTTTCAGTTACCCCAAAGAACCATCCATCAACAACTCATGCCCGAACTACCCGAAGTCAATACCAAAAAACTCCACTTCGACCGCGTTGCCCTGAACAAAAAGATTGAAAAGATAGCGCTGCGCGAAACCAACCACATTTTCCGGAACATCAGCGGCGAGGCCTTCGCCCAAAAAGTGAAGGGCAGGCAATTCACAAGTTCTTACCGCCGGGGCAAGTACCTCTTCGCCCGGCTCGACAACGGCCACGACGTGCTCTTCCACTTCGGCATGACCGGCGAATTTTATGCCTACGACGAGGAAGAACAACACCCCAAACACGAGCGCTTCGCCTTCCTCTTCCCCGACGGCCAACGCCTCGGCTTCGACTGCCCCCGCAAGCTGGCTCACATTTACTATCTGGAAAACAAGGACGATTTCATCCGGGAGAAAAAGCTGGGAGAAGATGCTCTGGTCATCAGTGAAGCCGAGTTTTTGGATAAGATGGAAGGGAAAACCGGAACGATCAAAGGCTTCTTTCTCAACCAGTCCAACCTGGCCGGCATGGGCAACCTCTACGCCGATGAGGTGTGCTGGCAGGTGCGCATCCATCCGGCCTCGCTCATTCCCGCTTTGGACGACAAAACCCGCAAGGATCTGTACCGCCGCATGCAGGCCATCCTGCGACAAGCCATCGCCAATAAGGCCGACTACGCCCATTACCCCGATGAATGGCTCTGGAACCACCGCCATAAAGACGGAACCTGCCCTCGCGACGGCCACAGGCTGGAGCGGGGCAAGGTGGCGAGCCGGTCGACGTATTATTGCCCGGAATGTCAGGAATTGAAGGAATTTTACCCGGCTGAGCGTAAGTGAAGACGGGGATGGAGCGAAGGAATGAATTGTTGCTCAGTCTTTTTATTCTTCTACTATCCTTTGAATCTCCCTAAAAATTCGATCTTTTATTTTTTCTTTATTTATCCCATGATGAAATTCTCTATGGCAATTGGAACAAATGGCAACTGTATTTTCAATGGTATCTTTGAATTGGGCATTTAGCTCGTCTCCTTTGTTACTAACAATTTTATTCATTTGGGTTTATTTTTCATTCCTTAGTAGTGATTAAAAAATAAGTTCGACATTTTGAGTAAATGAATTATTTTGAAAGCCAGCAGTCTCATTAGGGCAAAGGCCTTCAAAATAATTCATTGACGTCGAACTTATTTTTTAAACGTTCCTTAGCATAAACAACGAGGTCAGTATATGGGCAGTTGTACGCTGCCCACTTTTAACCCAACGGTTGCCAACTGGCTTTCCAGGACCCGCGGCCCTTTTATGCTCAAGCGTTTATCCGCAACACAACCTTGCCGAACTGTGGGCTGGTTTTCATCATTTTCAGGGCCTCATTTCCGTCTTTCAGGTCAAATACGCGATCCACAACCGGCACGATCTTATGCGTGCTGACAAAGTCCAGCATCTGCCCGAACTCGGCGTCGGAACCCATGGTGCTGCCATAAATAGACAGCTGTTTAAAAAAGAGATTGGGCACGCTGATGCCATTCCAGGCGCCGGCGGTGGCGCCGTAGACGCCCACCCGGGCGCCTTTGCGGCACAGCTTCAGCAGTTGGTTGAAGCCATCGCCGCCGGCACTGTCGATGACGACATCGAAGCCGCCGATGGCTTTTTGCAGGATTTTCATGGCGTCCGGATCTTTATAGTTCATGCCGCCTTTGGCGCCCAGGGCAATGGCCTTTTCGATCTTCTCCTCCGAGCCGGAAGTGACATAAACATCCGCGCCAATGGCGATGGCAAACTGGCAGGCCAGCAGGGCCACTCCGCCGCCAACCCCGGAAATAAGCACTTTATCACCTGCCTGAACCTGGCAACGGCTGAACAGGACGCGGTAGGCAGTAAGCCCCGCCAGCGGCAGGGCGGCGGCCTGTTCGGCAGTGAGGTGAGCGGGCTTGGCGTAAATGTTTTTTTTGCGCACTGCCACCTGCTCGGCAAAAGTGCCGTACTCTTCCATGCCCAGAATGTAGTAATCGTCGGAATAAAAGCGGGGGTCATCGCCCCAATGGATGCTGGGATTGATGACCACCTCCTCGCCTTCATACACCCCGCAGCCGTCGGAGCCGAGCACGGAGGGGAAACGCAGATTGGGGTACAGCCCCAGCGTGATCCAGTAATCCCGCCGGTTGAGGGCGGCGGCTTTCAGCCGGACGACGCCGAAGGTGTCATCGTGTCCGGGAAGATCAACATCGGTATAAACCAGGGGTTCCTTGACGCCGGTAAACAGCAGTGCTTTCATCTTATCGATTGTGATTAGGGATCGAAAAGATAAGCATTACTGAGAACTTTTGGCTGAAACAGCAGGGCCATTGTTCGATTCGAAATAGACCAGGGCGTTTTGGGTAATATCCTGTTGATGCTTCAGTTGCAGTTCCTGCAGCTTTTGGTATAGAGGTTCCCGGAGAGCGTGGCTGGAAAAAATTGTTTTTAGGGTAGGCATGGCCGACAGGTTTTGGAGTATGACGGGAAAGGGGATGGAGAGGGTTACACCCCACCAGCAAGCACATCAAGTCGGGGCGCAATAGTAAATTGCGCCCCGACGACCCATTACCTTTCCAACCCCTCCCCTACATCGCCCATCCCCTTCTTAACCCTCGGCACCAGAAACAACTCCGTCTGCCGCCCATCGATGTAGCGCATCTCCTTGCCGTCGAAAAAAGCGTCCTCCTCCATCATCATACGAATTTCCTTGCCCCACTCGGGGAGGAATACGGCGGTGTTCAGCTCGATAGAATAGGCGGTATTGGGATAAAGAGGATAATCGCCCTTGCCGGGAACGCCCCCTTGCTGGTCCCACAACCCGATGGTGGGGCCCGCGCCGTGGCCGTGATAACCTATAGGGTGGGTGTAAATCGTCGGTTTGAGGCCTTCGGCCCTGGCTTTCTCCAGGGCACTGGCCAGGATATCATTGCCGCTGCGGCCGGTTTGGAACTCTTCTGTCAGAATGTCCATCAGGCGGAGGCCTTTCCGAAAGGCGGCTTTGAGGTAAGGCGGCGCATCCGTTTCGCCCGGGCGCAGGATGTAGGCGTTCTCCTGGGTGTCGGTATTCAGGCCGAGGTAGGTAATGCCGAAATCGACGTGGACAAGGTCGCCGGGCTGTATGATTTGTTGATCCGGGCGCTTGCTGAACGCCCGAAGGTGATCGAAATTCTCCGGATCCTGGCGCTGCACATCGACCGTGGGATGGAACCAGGCGTCCAACCCCAGCTCGCGGATGCGCTCGCGGTAGTACCAGACGACGTCATCGGTGGCGGTCACGCCGGGCTGGATCACCTGCTCGGACAAGCCTTCGGCGATGATCTCATGGGCGATGCGGCAGACCTGTTGATACACCACCATTTCGCTTTCGGTGCGTGCCTCCAACCAACCAATGGCAAGCGGCGAGCCGGAAACCACCCTTTCCCGGTACTTGGCCGGCAAGCTTTCCATCAGCTTATCGTAATGGTAGGAAGAGAGCCCATCCGCCAGTCCGAAATGCTCCGAACGGTTGACGGCGATCTTCTTTGGATCGCGTTCCTGCACGATCTCCGCCAGGCGTTTCCACTGATCCGGTTCTTTGTCCTTATCCCAGGCTTTTTTGAACACCTCGCCTACGTCGTAGCGGGCGCAGGCCAGTGTTTCCAGAGCGTCTCCAGTGTCGTAGAGGACCAGCATGGTGGTGCGGCGGGCGGAGAGCCAGTTGGAAGGCAGCATGGTCTTCAGCACCGGATCTTCGTTGTATTCCCGGGAGATGAGAATCCATAGATCTGTGCCGGCGCGGCGCATCAGCTCGGGCGCCACTACCTCCATGCGCTCTTTGAGCCATTGGTCGCGCACCGCGCCCTGTTCTTCCATAGAGAGTATCCTCGGCATCTGTGCCGATAATTGAAAACAACCGAACACGAAGAAGAGAAAACAAAGTTTTTTCATAAACAGGGTGTTTATAGAGCCAAAAAATGCTCCGCCAAAACCTCCCATTCCTCCTTCAGCGAATGGCCAGGCATGCTGCGCCCGGCGCGGCGATACCAGTAGTTGGCGTTCCAGTTGTCTCCTTCTACGCGGTGCAGGTAGGCGTGTACCCAGGCACCGTCGGGCCCGGGCACGTCCTGGGCGATGTTGTGGGCAGTGTGCCAGTCGTCTTTGCCTGCGTGCCACAGAGCCTGGAGCAGCGGGCTGAGCCCGGCGGGGGGAGTGGGTTGTTGCAGCGATTGCTTGAATGCTTCGGTGGTCATAGCGGGGCCAAGATAAGGGAAAATTTTCAACGGCTTTTTTACAGCAAAGCCATAAACCTCAGCACTTGGCTTTGTGAGCCATTGAGTATGCCAAAAAAAAGTTATTTCCTGAGCAACTGCACCCAATCTACGCCTTTTTTCACTTCTTCCGGCCCGGGCATGCGCCCTTCGAGCATCAGTTCCTGGATGGCGCAGAGGTCGGCGTCTCGGAAAAGGGAGAGCGTCGCCCGGATGGCGCCGCCTTTGGCGTAGTGCACCAGAAAGGAATCTCCGTCTAAATCTCCCTCCACAATGGTTTGCTCATAGTCCTTCACATGGCCAACGTACCCCAGCACCTTATCCTGCTGGGCCGACCAGAAGAAGGGCACGGCCTGGTATTTCAGCCTGGCGCCCGCCATGTTCATGCCGGCAACGCGGCCCTGCTGGCAGGCCACCTTCCAGTGTTCAATCCTGACGGGTTTGCCGTTAGCGGGGTAATGAGCGATATCGCCGGCGGCATAAATATCTTGCCCGGCTTGCAGGTATTCATCCACTCGGATGCCGCCGTCTTCTTCCCGGGCGATGCCTTCCAGGAAGCCGGTGGCGGGTTGCACGCCAATGCCCACCAGGATCAGGTTGGCTTCCAGGCGGCTGCCGTCGTCCAGTTCCACCGAAGACACGTTGCTCTGGTTGTAGACGTGTTTTACGGTGCGACCGAGCCGGAATTGCACTCCGGCCTCTTCGTGCCATTGCCGGATGCGCTGCCCTACGGCCTTGCCCCAGACGCGGGCGAAGGGCAGATCTTCCGGCGCCACCACCGTTACCTCGCAGTCGAGGTGTTGCAGGCTCATGGCGCTTTCCAGCCCGATGAAGGAGCTGCCGATGATGACGGCCTTATCGGCGGCCTTGCCCAGCTCGCGCAGCTCCCGGCTGTCGCGAAGAGAGCGCAGGAAGCGCACGTTTTTCGAATCGGCGCCGGGAACGGGCAGTCGCCGGGGCGTGGAGCCGGTGGCAATCAGCAGTTTGTCATACGCCAGCGGCTCTCCTTTTTCGAAATGTATTTTTTTATTGCCCGGGTCGACTCTGGCCACCTTGTGCCCTTTAAGCAGGGTGATGCCGTGTTCTTTGTAGAAGCTTTCGGGGCGCAGGGGCATCCATTCCTCGGGGGCTTCGCCCTGCAGGTATTCTTTGCTGCAGTTGGGCCGGTCGTAGGGCAGTTCCTCCTCGGCGTTGATCATCGCAATGCGGCCAGTGAAGCCAGCCTCTCGCATGCCTTCGGCGGCGTAGGCGGCGGCAGCTCCTCCTCCAATGATGGCGTAGCTTTTCGTGTTGGCCGGTTCGGGGCGCGCCATAATGTTGGCGACGCGGTCCGGGCTGCCA
Coding sequences:
- a CDS encoding aquaporin family protein — encoded protein: MSPFTAEFIGTFLLILLGNGVVANVVLDQTKGSQSGWIVITFGWAMAVFVAVFVAKDFSGAHINPAVTIGLAVAGKFSWDAAGTYILAQLLGGALGAATVWLAYIQHYRETKDQALKLATFCTIPQIRDNASNLFSEVLGTFVLLFAVLFLSGPNFAIGDPSQPVGLGSLGALPVALLVLSIGLSLGGTTGYAINPARDLAPRAMHALLPVSDKGGSNWDYAWIPVVGPVVGGVLAAALYLGIS
- a CDS encoding zinc-binding dehydrogenase, producing the protein MKALLFTGVKEPLVYTDVDLPGHDDTFGVVRLKAAALNRRDYWITLGLYPNLRFPSVLGSDGCGVYEGEEVVINPSIHWGDDPRFYSDDYYILGMEEYGTFAEQVAVRKKNIYAKPAHLTAEQAAALPLAGLTAYRVLFSRCQVQAGDKVLISGVGGGVALLACQFAIAIGADVYVTSGSEEKIEKAIALGAKGGMNYKDPDAMKILQKAIGGFDVVIDSAGGDGFNQLLKLCRKGARVGVYGATAGAWNGISVPNLFFKQLSIYGSTMGSDAEFGQMLDFVSTHKIVPVVDRVFDLKDGNEALKMMKTSPQFGKVVLRINA
- a CDS encoding FAD-dependent oxidoreductase, which encodes MSYQEAKVVKVSDLQNGEMKQAKVGDTDILIAKVEGKFHALYAKCTHYGAPLADGILNGRRLVCPWHHACFDVKTGRHLEACGMDGLPTYDLRIEGEDVIVRVPDGSPDRVANIMARPEPANTKSYAIIGGGAAAAYAAEGMREAGFTGRIAMINAEEELPYDRPNCSKEYLQGEAPEEWMPLRPESFYKEHGITLLKGHKVARVDPGNKKIHFEKGEPLAYDKLLIATGSTPRRLPVPGADSKNVRFLRSLRDSRELRELGKAADKAVIIGSSFIGLESAMSLQHLDCEVTVVAPEDLPFARVWGKAVGQRIRQWHEEAGVQFRLGRTVKHVYNQSNVSSVELDDGSRLEANLILVGIGVQPATGFLEGIAREEDGGIRVDEYLQAGQDIYAAGDIAHYPANGKPVRIEHWKVACQQGRVAGMNMAGARLKYQAVPFFWSAQQDKVLGYVGHVKDYEQTIVEGDLDGDSFLVHYAKGGAIRATLSLFRDADLCAIQELMLEGRMPGPEEVKKGVDWVQLLRK
- a CDS encoding VCBS repeat-containing protein, whose amino-acid sequence is MNYSTLFLLLISLFCGQAQLFMDASANLPENGARGQSMDVRAADIDGDNDLDVFLSNVAFIPGKNRQNRLFSNDGDGVFSDVTPTHLPADSDHTIDAIFEDVDLDEDLDLIVCNVFGGPIKICENNFLEVNQIRKKVVITP
- a CDS encoding aminopeptidase P family protein, which codes for MKKLCFLFFVFGCFQLSAQMPRILSMEEQGAVRDQWLKERMEVVAPELMRRAGTDLWILISREYNEDPVLKTMLPSNWLSARRTTMLVLYDTGDALETLACARYDVGEVFKKAWDKDKEPDQWKRLAEIVQERDPKKIAVNRSEHFGLADGLSSYHYDKLMESLPAKYRERVVSGSPLAIGWLEARTESEMVVYQQVCRIAHEIIAEGLSEQVIQPGVTATDDVVWYYRERIRELGLDAWFHPTVDVQRQDPENFDHLRAFSKRPDQQIIQPGDLVHVDFGITYLGLNTDTQENAYILRPGETDAPPYLKAAFRKGLRLMDILTEEFQTGRSGNDILASALEKARAEGLKPTIYTHPIGYHGHGAGPTIGLWDQQGGVPGKGDYPLYPNTAYSIELNTAVFLPEWGKEIRMMMEEDAFFDGKEMRYIDGRQTELFLVPRVKKGMGDVGEGLER
- a CDS encoding DNA-(apurinic or apyrimidinic site) lyase; its protein translation is MPELPEVNTKKLHFDRVALNKKIEKIALRETNHIFRNISGEAFAQKVKGRQFTSSYRRGKYLFARLDNGHDVLFHFGMTGEFYAYDEEEQHPKHERFAFLFPDGQRLGFDCPRKLAHIYYLENKDDFIREKKLGEDALVISEAEFLDKMEGKTGTIKGFFLNQSNLAGMGNLYADEVCWQVRIHPASLIPALDDKTRKDLYRRMQAILRQAIANKADYAHYPDEWLWNHRHKDGTCPRDGHRLERGKVASRSTYYCPECQELKEFYPAERK